A segment of the Candidatus Caldatribacterium sp. genome:
TTCTCCTGCTTGCCTTACAAGGTGCGCCACCTCCTGGGTCTTGAAGAGGGCCTTGGTCGGGATGCAGCCCCGGTTGAGGCACGTTCCCCCAAGGTCCCGGGCCTCCACAAGGACGGTCTTTAAGCCCCGCTGGGCACCCCGCAGAGCCCCGGCGTACCCTGCCGGTCCGCCTCCGATGACGAGCAAATCCACCGTTTCCATGGGCTCACCTCCACTGGGGGAAACTGTCCGGGTCCTTGAAGAAGCGGTCGATAGCCCGGGCCGCTCGCTTTCCGGCCCCCATCGCTGAGATCACCGTTGCCGCCCCGGTGACGATGTCCCCTCCGGCGAAGACACCCCGCAGGTTCGTTGCCCCCGTCTCAGGATCAGCGACGATGTACCCGCGCTTGTTGAGCGCCAGGCCCTTTATGGTCTCAAGGAGCAGCGGGTTCGGTCCCTGGCCGATGGCCACCACAACCGTATCTGCCGGGATGACGAATTCCGACCCCGGCACCGGAACCGGACGGCGTCTCCCCGACTCATCGGGTTCCCCAAGCTCCATCTGGATGCACTCCATCCCCGTCACCCAGCCGTTCTCGTTGCCGATGAAGCGGACCGGAGTGGTGAGGATGATGCAGTTCACTCCTTCTTCTTCTGCCCGCTCGATTTCTTCAATCCGGGCCGGCATCTCCTTTTTTGTCCTCCGGTACACAAGGCACACCTCTTCGGCCCCAAGGCGGAGTGCCGTTCGCGCCGCGTCCATGGCCACGTTCCCTCCTCCGATGACGGCTACTCTCCTTCCGACCTTGATGGGCGTGTCGTAACGGGGGAAGAGGTACGCCTTCATGAGGTTTGAGCGGGTGAGGAATTCGTTCGCCGAGTAAATGCCGTTTAGGTTCTCCCCCGGGATGTTCAGAAAGTACGGAAGACCCGCACCTGTCCCGATGAAGAAGGCCTCGTACCCTGCATCGCGCAAGTCCTCAAGGGTGAAGGTTTTCCCAACGACGGCATTCACCTGGATTTCCACACCTAAGGACTTCACGTACTCCACTTCCTGGCGCACGATGGCCTTGGGGAGGCGGAACTCGGGAATGCCGTAGATGAGCACCCCTCCGGGGGCGTGGAGGGCCTCAAAGATCGTCACCTGGTACCCCATCTTGGCGAGCTCCCCCGCACAGGTGAGCCCCGCAGGACCAGAGCCGATGACGGCAACCTTTTTGGGAATGGGAGAGGGAGAGGGCGGAGTCTGCACTCCCTTCTCCCGCTCGTAATCGGCCAAAAACCGCTCCAAGTACCCTATGGCGATGGGCTGCCCTTTCTTCCCCAGGACGCATTCCTTCTCGCACTGGTCCTCCTGGGGACAGACCCTCCCGCAGATTGCCGGAAGGCTGTTCTTCTCCTTGATTTTGGCAATGGCTTCATCGAATCGCCCTTCCGCCAGAAGGCCGATGAATCCTGGGATGTCGATTTCCACCGGGCATCCCTTGACGCAGGAAGGCTTCTTGCACTGGAGGCATCGCCGGGCTTCCGCAACGGCTACGTCCTCAGGTAGCCCAAGGGGCACCTCGAAGAAGTCCCGAATTCGCTCTGATACCGGACGCTGTGGCATCTTTGGTCGGCCAAAGAGGCGATCAGTGGCCATGGGTAACTTCCTCCTTCGCTTTCTTGCTAAGGTAGAGATCGAGGGCTCTCCGCTCCTCCTCAAGGTACGTTCTTTGCCGCGCCAGAAGCTCGTCAAAGTCCACCTTCCATCCGTCGAACACCGGACCGTCCACACAGGTGAACCGGCACTGCCCGTCAACCGTCACCCGGCAGCACCCGCACATCCCTGTCCCGTCAACCATGATGGGATTGAGGCTCACAAGGACCGGGACTCCGTGGTCTTTGGCAAGGAGGCTCACCATCTTCATCATCATGACTGGGCCCACGGCGACGACGAGATCGACCTTTTCGCTTTGCAGAATCCGCTCAAGAACATGAGTTACAAACCCCTTCTCTCCGTAGGTCCCATCGTCAGTCGTCACGTAGAGGACGTCGC
Coding sequences within it:
- the gltA gene encoding NADPH-dependent glutamate synthase translates to MATDRLFGRPKMPQRPVSERIRDFFEVPLGLPEDVAVAEARRCLQCKKPSCVKGCPVEIDIPGFIGLLAEGRFDEAIAKIKEKNSLPAICGRVCPQEDQCEKECVLGKKGQPIAIGYLERFLADYEREKGVQTPPSPSPIPKKVAVIGSGPAGLTCAGELAKMGYQVTIFEALHAPGGVLIYGIPEFRLPKAIVRQEVEYVKSLGVEIQVNAVVGKTFTLEDLRDAGYEAFFIGTGAGLPYFLNIPGENLNGIYSANEFLTRSNLMKAYLFPRYDTPIKVGRRVAVIGGGNVAMDAARTALRLGAEEVCLVYRRTKKEMPARIEEIERAEEEGVNCIILTTPVRFIGNENGWVTGMECIQMELGEPDESGRRRPVPVPGSEFVIPADTVVVAIGQGPNPLLLETIKGLALNKRGYIVADPETGATNLRGVFAGGDIVTGAATVISAMGAGKRAARAIDRFFKDPDSFPQWR